In Candidatus Abyssobacteria bacterium SURF_5, the genomic stretch AATACCCTCTGCGACATTGCTCTATTCCTCTTTCACCATAAAAACCCTGTCTTTGTGCCCTTTCACTCACTTCCGAATGTCGGGTTGCGGAATCGCTGAACGGCACGGGTGTTTTTTGAGAAAGACGCCGCTCTCTGCTATAATTGTGTTTTGACAGGAACAAACGGTCAGCAAATGAGGAGCTTTATGCTCGACACAAGCAAGAGAGTGTTTGTTGCCCGCAGCGCGTTGGCAAATACAATCGCATTGGTTTTATTGGTAGCGTTTCTGTCAGCATCCTTCCTGGGAAGTTTTCATCTCGCCTTATGCCATTCCGACCACGCAGAAGAACTGTGTCCATATTGCAAGTACAGCCAATTGTCAGTGGATATCCCCGTTGCCGCCAATCTATGTGTCTTTGTCCCCGTGGCAGCGACATCGCCTCCGATCTGCTTCGCCGGCGGTGGATTCTTTGCCGTCCCTCCGTCAGAGCCTCGCGCCCCGCCGTCCGCCTGAATTTGACCGGGCGGTATCAGTCGTTTTTCTCTCATTGAAATATAAATCCGACGCCGGTCTCAGCCAATCCAATGAGACCGTCGGGCACTTCCTTAGAGGAACCCATGACAAAGCAGGAAAAAGCGGCGATAGTTTCCATAGCCGTTAACCTTGCGCTTACACTGATCAAATTTGTTCTCGCCTCTGTTACCGCCAGTATCGCACTTCTGGCCGAGTCATATCATTCCATGGCCGACATCCTGTCGTCTGTCATGGTCCTGCTGGCTGTTAGAGCTGACCGGTTAGATCACTCAAACTTCCTGGAGGCGCAAGAAGGGACGAAAGGCAAGCAGCCTCCGGCCAGGAACAAGCCTAAGATCTTCACCCCGGGTACATGGGGAAATAAAGCGGCAATGATAATAGGGGGTCTGCTCATCCTGGCCGCCGTCAACATTTTTGGCAGGGTCAGCCAGTCCGGAACTGCATCAGTTCGCTATCCGCTGAGCGCGGCGGCGATACTCGGTTTTCTTGCGCTGTGCTCCTATCTGCTTTACCGCTTCGAAAGCTCAGTGGGTGAAGACACCCGGTCAAACGCATTGATTGCTGATGGACGGCATGCGCAAACCGACATGCTGGCTTCGGTTCTTGTCGTGATTTCCCTGATTGCAGACAAGGTTGGATTGGGATTTGACAGAATCGCGGCGGGCATAATCGCCCTGTACATCCTCACGAGCGCCCTCTTTATCCTGGCCAAAGCCTTGCGTTCGTACGCCGCTACGTCCGGATTACAGGCTTTATCACGCGACGTCATCTATGAAGATATCCTTTTCCTCCTCGTCTATCGCGCTTATTCGAGAATTGACGAATCTCTGTGGGAAAGAGTGAGCCGGTTTCCAGGCCTGAAAGGTACAAATGAAACGGTAAAGAAGCGAGTCGCGTCCGTGTTGATTGTTCTGTTGTTCCTGATTGTATCGTGTGCCTACGCCGCGTCCGGAATTTACGTCCTGGGGCCGGGAGAAGAGGCGATCATAGAGCGGTTCGGAAAACCGCTGCATACAGACTCGCCGGTCGGCCCGGGACTCCATTATCATTGGCCATGGCCCGTCGAGCGCGTGAAGATGGCCGACGTAAAAAGCATCAGACGCTTGACGATCGGATATAAGACCGGCGATGAACAATTCCTGATATTGTGGACCAACAAGCATTATCTCCGTGAATATTCGTTAATCACGGGAGAGGGGCCTTTTCTCGATGTGGCGATGAATGTGCATTACCGAGTGCAGAATCTCTACAATTATCTGTTCAACAGCGCCGAACCGGACAGCGCCATCAAAAAGATTGGCTATAACGTCCTCCGAGAAACCCTTGGAATAAGGCCTTTCTTTTCCTCGATTACCGCAGACCGAGACGCGTTGGAGGATACCATTCTCGCTGAAATGCAGCGGCGGGTTGATGATCTGGGTCTCGGCCTTCTGGTACAGAACGTCTGTTTCCGAGATCTGCATCCTCCGACTCAGGTGGCATCGGCTTTCGAAGACGTGGTGAGCGCGCAGGAGGATTATGAGACATACATAGAAGAAGCCCATGGTTACCGCATGGACCTGTTACCGCGTGTCCGAGCTGCCGCCACAACAACACTCAACGATGCCGAGGCCTACCGCATTGCCCAGATAGCGCAGAGCCAAGGCAAAGCGCGCTTCTTCTTGCTGCAACAAGAGGTGTATCGGAACCGACAAGACGTTACCAAACTGCGGATGGTGCTCGAGACCATCGAGGAGGCTCTTTCCGGCACGCCCAAGTATGTCGTCAGCCGGAATGGGACCGGTGAAAATCCCGACTTGTGGTTCTCAGTGCCTCCGTTCGCCCAAATACCCCCTCTCAGCACTCAAACAGGAATGGAAGCACAGCCCAAGCAGATGAACGTCCAGAAGAAATTCGAAATCAATGGAGAAGAAGATTTGATTGATGCCATTACACGGTTTCATCAGGAAAGAGCGGGAGCAAAAAAATGAAGAGCATAATCGCCTTTGTATCAATTATTGTTGGCATCCTGATCGCCGCCACTTCCTTCTTCTTTACAGCGGACGAATCGGAATACGTGGTAATGACGCAGTTCGGGAATCCGATCAGAACGATCCGACAGGCCGGCCTGCACCGGAAGCTGCCCTGGCAATCCGTTAATCGGGTCGATCGCCGTATGCAGCTTTATGAAACACCCCTGATAGAATACCTCACCAGCGATAAGAAAAATGTCGTCCTTCAGGCGTTTGTCTGTTGGCATGTCGATGACCCACTCGAGTTTTTCCGCGCCATGAGGACGTTCGAGAGCGCGAATCAGAGGCTGGATGACCTGGTAACCGCTTCAATGGGAGCAAAGCTCGGTGATTACGAAATGTCCAATCTCATTTCAATCAACCCGGACGAGGTGAAGATTTCAGAAATGGAAAAGACCATCGCCTCGGAGATAAACGCAAAAACCAAGGCGGGATATGGCATTCACGTCAGCCGCGTCGGCGTTTCCAGACTCGCTCTGCCGGAGGATAATGCCCAGAGCGTTTACAAGAGAATGGAGGCCGAGCGCTCAGCCATCGCAAACGAGTATCGCGCTCTCGGACATGAGGAGGCGGATAAGATCAAGTCGGAGGCTGACAGAGAAAAAAGCGACATCATTGCCAAGGCCTATAGCGAAGCTCAGATAATTCGGGGTGAGGGAGACGCAAAGGCCGCCGAAATCTATGCAAAAGCATATTCACAGGCTCCCGACTTCTTCGAACTGATGAGAACTCTGGAGGTATACAAAAAAATCCTTAACAAAGAAACCATCATCGTCATGTCGGCCGACTCAGACCTCCTGAAATACCTGGACGGAACCCTGACTGCCGGAATGAAAGAAACTGGTGCAGCACAGTGAAATGGGCAGATAACAGATCGGAATTCTCTTCGGAGCTGCTGATCCTCAGGAGAATCAGCCGGCGTCTGCTCTTCTGGATTTTCATTCTCGCCGTCATTTGTTACCCCCTCAGCGGAATCTACATCGTCGGTGTAAACGAGACAGGTATCCTCAAGAAATTCGGCCGCGTCGTTAATCGCCGGGTTTCTTCCGGCCTGCATTACCGCATCCCATGGCCGGTGGACAAAGTGATAAAGGTCTCTACCAAAGAAATCCGCCGGTTCCAGGCCGGATTCGGAGCCGACCCCGAGGAAGTGAACCGGTATGAGCGCGATTTCGGGGCCTTGGACGGAAATCGGCTGGGATCGTTCGTTGTCCCCTACTGCATTACGGGCGACAAGAACATCATTCACATGAAAATAATCGCCCAATACCGCATTGATGATCCGAAGGCCTACTTGACCCGCTTCAAAGATGCCGAAGGCGTGGCTCTTCGTTGCATCCAGTCCGCAATCCTGAAAAGACTCAGCTATGCGGATGTCGATTCTGCGCTCACGGCAGGAAGGGTCGTGCTCCAGAAGGACATCCTTGCAGACGTCCAGAAACAGTTGTCCGATTTGAATACCGGCATAACTGTTTTCTCAGCAGAAATAAAGAACGCGCGGCCCCCCGCCAGCGTCGCCCAAGCTTTTAAAGATGTCATAAATGCCCGAGAAGAACTGCGGGCAATGGTCCATGACGCCCAGGCCTATCGAAATCAGATAATACCGGAAGGCAAAGCCGAAGCCGCACGAATCCTGAATGAGGCCCAAGCCTATAAAACCAAAAAGATAGCACATGCCCGGGGCGAGGCACAAAGATTTGAACTGCTGGCAAGTGAGTTTAACAAAGACAAGGAGCTCACTACCCGCCGCCTGCGCCTAGACACCCTCGCCGAGATACTCCCGTCAGTCCGAAAACTCATTGTCGGAACCGAGCAAGGTGAGGATATCGCAAACCTCAGATTCCTAACCAGGTAAAGCCCTCAGAATACCCGCATGATCGTCCCGTTTTCCTTGGCACGTTGTGATCCGCAGATTTGAACCAAACGCGGGTGTGCGCGATAGAGATTCGTCAAGCTGAACATTCAATAACAAGGAGAGAATTTTCCGGGGGATGCGGGTAGGGCATTGCCGGTGGGGGGGACTTGCCGGCAATGCCCTCTCTTTTATCTGGTTCGTGGCCGCACGACGGGCTTTACATCGTGCTCATACCCGCACGTCATATGGGCTCATCTGGGGAACCTTGGGGTCTTGAACTTTCTTTCCTCCCTCATTAGGCGTTCTAGGAGTCATCTATATTAACCCGCCTCTCGCTTCAAGCGATGCAAGCGGCGAAACACCTAAAGTTTTGGCCGTCCAAGAAAGAACTTCGATGAAGCTGCTCCGCCAAGTGTCTTCGCCTCATCAGAGCCGCTTTTCGAGCTCTT encodes the following:
- the hflC gene encoding protease modulator HflC, which encodes MKSIIAFVSIIVGILIAATSFFFTADESEYVVMTQFGNPIRTIRQAGLHRKLPWQSVNRVDRRMQLYETPLIEYLTSDKKNVVLQAFVCWHVDDPLEFFRAMRTFESANQRLDDLVTASMGAKLGDYEMSNLISINPDEVKISEMEKTIASEINAKTKAGYGIHVSRVGVSRLALPEDNAQSVYKRMEAERSAIANEYRALGHEEADKIKSEADREKSDIIAKAYSEAQIIRGEGDAKAAEIYAKAYSQAPDFFELMRTLEVYKKILNKETIIVMSADSDLLKYLDGTLTAGMKETGAAQ
- the hflK gene encoding FtsH protease activity modulator HflK, translated to MPGRNPDCRNERNWCSTVKWADNRSEFSSELLILRRISRRLLFWIFILAVICYPLSGIYIVGVNETGILKKFGRVVNRRVSSGLHYRIPWPVDKVIKVSTKEIRRFQAGFGADPEEVNRYERDFGALDGNRLGSFVVPYCITGDKNIIHMKIIAQYRIDDPKAYLTRFKDAEGVALRCIQSAILKRLSYADVDSALTAGRVVLQKDILADVQKQLSDLNTGITVFSAEIKNARPPASVAQAFKDVINAREELRAMVHDAQAYRNQIIPEGKAEAARILNEAQAYKTKKIAHARGEAQRFELLASEFNKDKELTTRRLRLDTLAEILPSVRKLIVGTEQGEDIANLRFLTR
- the hflK gene encoding FtsH protease activity modulator HflK, whose translation is MRPSGTSLEEPMTKQEKAAIVSIAVNLALTLIKFVLASVTASIALLAESYHSMADILSSVMVLLAVRADRLDHSNFLEAQEGTKGKQPPARNKPKIFTPGTWGNKAAMIIGGLLILAAVNIFGRVSQSGTASVRYPLSAAAILGFLALCSYLLYRFESSVGEDTRSNALIADGRHAQTDMLASVLVVISLIADKVGLGFDRIAAGIIALYILTSALFILAKALRSYAATSGLQALSRDVIYEDILFLLVYRAYSRIDESLWERVSRFPGLKGTNETVKKRVASVLIVLLFLIVSCAYAASGIYVLGPGEEAIIERFGKPLHTDSPVGPGLHYHWPWPVERVKMADVKSIRRLTIGYKTGDEQFLILWTNKHYLREYSLITGEGPFLDVAMNVHYRVQNLYNYLFNSAEPDSAIKKIGYNVLRETLGIRPFFSSITADRDALEDTILAEMQRRVDDLGLGLLVQNVCFRDLHPPTQVASAFEDVVSAQEDYETYIEEAHGYRMDLLPRVRAAATTTLNDAEAYRIAQIAQSQGKARFFLLQQEVYRNRQDVTKLRMVLETIEEALSGTPKYVVSRNGTGENPDLWFSVPPFAQIPPLSTQTGMEAQPKQMNVQKKFEINGEEDLIDAITRFHQERAGAKK